The Sinomicrobium kalidii genome contains a region encoding:
- a CDS encoding sulfatase family protein has product MKQREKYRAIAKENDRYALFSAPVVIKLLLIWGIIGFMSCTGKKGSDKKRDKRPNIIFIMTDDQARRTVSSYENAINRTPNIDRLAEEGSLFLNSFVANSICNPSRASILTGKHSHKNGVVGNASPWNNQQLLLPRLLQNAGYTTALIGKWHLNSPPGEEFDYSCRLTGAGKQGFYYNPEFEYGNGKKESPEGHATDLVTDKALHWLSDNTEKDKDEPFMLFVQYKAPHVPRMPEFRFLDKYTDDTIPEPETLFDDYRTRTSSAGEAKMGFHYRPLPLLEDHDPEDNIYYSRMTEEQLRKWHRYKDPETEEYLEMKEKGGLEGKALQSFEYQKFIKDYLRMIDGVDENVGRLLDWLDEHPEIRDNTLVVYTSDQGFFTGEHGWAEKRFMYEESLRTPLIMRWPRYIKPGSEIGEMVQNIDFAPTFLDVAGVDIPGEMQGNSFFPLLKGNNPGKWRNSVYYHYYDHGLHGVARHDGVRTARYKLIHFYTDNTWEFYDLQSDPHETDNRYGDKKYKAVIKGLKKELERLRKDYEVPPAHFRPPYVKAGDEQEL; this is encoded by the coding sequence ATGAAACAAAGGGAAAAATACCGGGCAATTGCCAAAGAAAATGATCGGTATGCACTGTTCAGTGCTCCTGTTGTTATAAAACTGTTGCTTATATGGGGAATCATCGGTTTTATGTCCTGTACCGGGAAAAAAGGATCGGATAAAAAAAGAGACAAACGCCCCAATATTATTTTTATAATGACCGACGATCAGGCCAGGCGCACCGTGAGTTCATATGAAAATGCAATTAACCGTACCCCGAATATAGACCGCCTTGCGGAAGAAGGGAGTCTTTTTCTGAACAGTTTTGTGGCCAATTCGATTTGCAACCCGAGCAGGGCTTCCATACTGACGGGAAAACACAGCCATAAGAACGGGGTAGTGGGTAATGCATCACCCTGGAATAATCAGCAACTGCTGCTGCCCCGGTTATTGCAAAATGCCGGTTATACTACCGCTTTGATCGGCAAGTGGCATCTCAACAGCCCGCCCGGGGAAGAATTTGACTATTCCTGCCGATTGACGGGAGCAGGAAAACAGGGCTTTTATTACAACCCGGAATTCGAGTACGGGAACGGAAAAAAGGAAAGCCCGGAAGGACATGCTACCGACCTGGTAACAGACAAGGCACTTCACTGGCTCTCGGATAATACGGAAAAGGATAAGGACGAACCTTTTATGCTGTTTGTCCAGTATAAAGCACCTCATGTTCCGAGAATGCCCGAATTTCGTTTTCTCGATAAGTATACCGATGATACCATTCCCGAACCGGAAACACTGTTTGACGATTACAGGACAAGGACATCGAGCGCAGGAGAAGCGAAAATGGGATTTCACTATAGGCCTTTGCCCTTGCTGGAAGATCACGATCCGGAGGATAACATCTATTATTCCCGGATGACTGAAGAACAACTCAGAAAATGGCATCGTTACAAAGACCCCGAAACCGAAGAATACCTGGAGATGAAAGAAAAAGGGGGGCTTGAGGGAAAAGCGCTGCAAAGTTTCGAATACCAGAAATTTATCAAGGATTATCTCAGGATGATTGACGGTGTTGATGAAAATGTGGGAAGATTACTTGATTGGCTGGACGAACATCCGGAAATCCGCGACAACACCCTGGTGGTATACACTTCAGACCAGGGCTTTTTTACAGGAGAGCACGGCTGGGCGGAAAAGCGGTTTATGTATGAAGAATCGCTGAGGACACCCCTTATAATGAGATGGCCCCGTTATATTAAACCCGGAAGTGAAATAGGAGAAATGGTACAAAATATAGATTTTGCACCTACTTTTCTGGATGTTGCCGGGGTAGATATACCGGGGGAAATGCAGGGGAATTCCTTTTTCCCGTTGCTGAAGGGAAACAATCCCGGCAAATGGCGCAACAGTGTGTACTATCATTATTACGATCACGGTTTGCACGGTGTGGCGCGCCATGACGGGGTAAGAACGGCCCGTTATAAACTTATTCATTTCTATACTGATAATACCTGGGAATTTTACGATCTGCAAAGTGATCCCCATGAAACAGATAACAGGTATGGAGATAAAAAATACAAAGCGGTCATTAAAGGGCTTAAAAAAGAATTAGAGCGCCTGAGGAAGGATTATGAAGTACCCCCGGCTCATTTTCGGCCTCCATACGTCAAGGCCGGAGATGAACAGGAATTATAA
- a CDS encoding prolyl oligopeptidase family serine peptidase translates to MTNRTVLPVLYLMLHTVLSFAQADSLYQKEKFVSGEDTLLYRILYPDDFSADKKYPVVLFLHGAGERGNDNKAQLIHGSEMFVHDSIRERFPAIVIFPQCPVEDYWANARVKRKRTPIKIRFRYGRKPTKPLRLVMELMDSITKMPVVEEDRVYVMGLSMGGMGTFEILYRKPEMFAAAIPICGGGKPRSVKKYVSQVPLWIFHGAKDDVVNPLLSVNMVERLLKEGGNPRFTLYENANHNSWDPAFAEPELLPWLFSKTLNN, encoded by the coding sequence ATGACTAACCGAACCGTTTTACCTGTTTTGTACTTGATGTTACATACCGTCCTTTCCTTTGCACAGGCAGACAGTTTATATCAAAAGGAGAAATTTGTTTCCGGAGAGGATACCCTTTTATACCGCATTTTATACCCGGACGATTTTTCAGCGGATAAAAAATATCCGGTGGTACTCTTTCTGCACGGGGCGGGGGAAAGGGGAAATGACAATAAAGCCCAACTGATCCATGGCAGTGAAATGTTTGTACATGATTCCATCCGGGAGCGCTTCCCGGCGATAGTGATCTTTCCGCAATGCCCCGTAGAAGACTACTGGGCCAATGCCAGGGTGAAACGCAAAAGAACTCCGATCAAAATAAGATTTCGTTACGGGCGTAAACCTACAAAACCACTCCGGTTGGTAATGGAGCTGATGGACAGTATCACAAAAATGCCCGTTGTAGAAGAAGACCGGGTATATGTCATGGGCTTGTCCATGGGAGGTATGGGTACTTTTGAAATACTGTACAGGAAGCCGGAAATGTTTGCCGCTGCCATTCCCATTTGTGGCGGAGGGAAACCGAGATCGGTAAAAAAATACGTTTCGCAGGTACCGCTCTGGATTTTTCATGGGGCCAAAGACGATGTTGTAAACCCGTTACTTTCGGTAAATATGGTGGAAAGGCTGCTGAAGGAAGGAGGGAATCCCAGATTTACCCTTTACGAGAATGCCAACCACAACAGCTGGGACCCGGCCTTTGCAGAACCCGAACTTTTGCCCTGGCTGTTCTCAAAGACCTTAAACAATTAA
- a CDS encoding metallophosphoesterase, which produces MIQKITVFLLFLLLVSCGSSKQQVRIVLLPDTQTYAEKYPEILRTQVRWIADNAGKTDLVIQQGDLTQNNSRKEWETVRQAFSKLDGKVPYVLAVGNHDMGSAPGKFADIRNTTLFNRYFPYSRMSELPGFGGSFEPGIMDNTWYTVETGKVKWLVLSLEFGPRNKVLDWAGKIIEAHSGHLVAINTHSYMYSDNTRQGEGDDWRPQAYGVGKGTGEDAVNDGEDVWQKLVRRYPNVRFVFSGHVLHSGVGTLVSTNDKGYPVYQMLANYQEGVRGSEKGGNGWLRMLKIDLRKNSMEVVTYSPYLDAYMEDPAHHFRIQNVFFEPGE; this is translated from the coding sequence ATGATACAAAAAATAACCGTTTTTTTGTTGTTTTTACTGTTGGTTTCCTGTGGGTCGTCAAAGCAACAGGTACGCATTGTTTTACTGCCCGATACACAGACCTATGCCGAAAAATATCCCGAAATACTCCGTACACAGGTACGGTGGATCGCCGATAATGCCGGAAAAACCGACCTGGTGATACAGCAGGGAGACCTCACCCAGAATAACAGCCGGAAAGAGTGGGAGACCGTACGGCAGGCATTCAGTAAGCTGGACGGTAAAGTGCCTTATGTGCTTGCAGTGGGCAATCACGATATGGGCAGCGCCCCGGGGAAATTTGCCGATATAAGGAATACCACACTGTTCAACCGGTATTTCCCGTATTCCCGGATGTCGGAACTTCCGGGTTTCGGCGGGAGTTTTGAACCGGGAATCATGGACAATACCTGGTACACTGTCGAAACGGGAAAAGTAAAATGGCTGGTACTCTCCCTCGAATTCGGTCCGCGGAACAAGGTGCTGGACTGGGCGGGAAAGATCATCGAGGCCCATTCCGGGCATTTGGTCGCGATCAATACGCACAGTTATATGTATTCCGACAATACCCGGCAGGGCGAAGGGGACGACTGGCGCCCGCAGGCATATGGTGTGGGAAAGGGTACGGGCGAAGATGCGGTAAATGACGGGGAAGATGTCTGGCAAAAACTGGTCAGGCGATATCCCAATGTAAGATTTGTGTTTTCCGGGCATGTCCTTCACTCCGGGGTGGGGACACTGGTAAGTACTAACGACAAAGGATATCCTGTTTACCAGATGCTGGCCAATTACCAGGAAGGCGTTCGGGGTTCGGAAAAAGGAGGTAACGGCTGGCTTCGTATGCTAAAGATCGATCTCCGGAAAAACAGCATGGAAGTAGTTACTTATTCCCCTTATCTCGATGCGTATATGGAAGACCCCGCACACCATTTCCGGATACAGAACGTGTTTTTCGAACCCGGGGAATAG
- a CDS encoding polyribonucleotide nucleotidyltransferase, producing MIPEVKKEIIDLGDGRTISIETGKLAKQAHGSVVVQMGDAMLLCTVVSSYNESTLDFFPLTVDYREKFAAAGRYPGGFFKREARPSNGEILTMRIVDRVLRPLFPSDYRTETQVMIQLMSHDEDVMPDALAGLAASAAIQLSDIPFECAISEVRVGRVNGAFVINPSRKQLLESDIDMIIGASEDSVMMVEGEMKEISEEEMAEAIKFAHEAIKVQCAAQIRLAEAFGKKPVREYTLAKTDDDIAAKVHEAAYQKIYDIAKSAYGKRERGEAFAEVKDEVLALFSEEELEENEDLIIAYFKKTEKEAVRELTLSEGIRLDGRKTNEIRPIWCEVNYLPSVHGSAIFTRGETQALATVTLGTSREANVIDLPTFQGEEKFYLHYNFPPFCTGEAYPIRGTSRREIGHGNLAQRALKGMIPEDCPYTVRIVSEVLESNGSSSMATVCAGTMALMDAGVQMKKPVSGIAMGLISDGDRHAVLSDILGDEDHLGDMDFKVTGTHEGITACQMDIKIKGLSYEILVQALKQAREGRLHILDKLTEAIPAPAENVKAHAPKIVKMEIPKDYIGAVIGPGGKNIQALQEETQTTVVIEEEGNLGIVEILGVDQAGIERAIEAVKAYTFEPVVGETYSVKVIKVLDFGAVIEFVPGKESLLHISELAWERTNNVTDVVNVGDTIEVKYIGLDPRTKKPKVSRKALLPKPERPEKREARNRS from the coding sequence ATGATTCCTGAAGTAAAAAAAGAAATTATTGATTTGGGAGATGGCAGGACCATTTCCATAGAAACAGGGAAGTTGGCAAAACAAGCCCACGGGTCTGTTGTTGTGCAAATGGGCGATGCAATGTTACTTTGCACCGTCGTATCATCCTATAATGAAAGTACACTGGACTTCTTTCCCCTAACTGTTGATTACAGGGAAAAATTTGCCGCTGCCGGTCGCTATCCCGGAGGATTCTTCAAGAGAGAAGCAAGACCCAGCAACGGTGAAATCCTGACCATGCGAATCGTTGACCGCGTATTGCGCCCCCTGTTCCCGTCCGATTACAGGACAGAAACACAGGTGATGATACAGTTAATGTCTCATGACGAAGATGTAATGCCGGATGCATTGGCAGGTTTGGCCGCTTCCGCTGCCATTCAGTTGTCTGACATCCCCTTCGAATGTGCCATCTCGGAAGTTCGGGTAGGTAGAGTTAACGGAGCGTTTGTTATCAACCCCAGCCGCAAACAGTTACTGGAATCAGATATCGATATGATCATCGGTGCGTCTGAAGATTCCGTGATGATGGTAGAGGGAGAAATGAAGGAGATCTCGGAAGAAGAAATGGCCGAAGCCATTAAGTTTGCCCACGAAGCCATCAAAGTACAATGTGCCGCACAAATCCGGTTGGCAGAAGCTTTCGGAAAAAAACCGGTAAGGGAATATACACTTGCAAAAACAGATGATGATATCGCGGCCAAAGTTCATGAAGCCGCATATCAAAAAATATACGATATTGCAAAAAGCGCTTACGGCAAAAGAGAACGCGGAGAAGCATTTGCCGAAGTAAAAGATGAAGTCCTTGCGCTTTTCAGTGAAGAAGAACTCGAAGAAAACGAAGACCTTATCATTGCTTACTTCAAAAAGACCGAAAAAGAAGCTGTAAGGGAACTTACCCTTTCCGAAGGCATACGCCTGGACGGAAGGAAAACAAATGAAATACGCCCCATCTGGTGCGAGGTGAATTATCTGCCCTCCGTTCACGGTTCGGCCATTTTCACCCGTGGGGAAACACAGGCACTTGCCACGGTAACCCTCGGAACCTCCCGGGAAGCGAACGTTATAGATCTACCCACTTTTCAGGGAGAAGAAAAATTCTACCTGCACTACAATTTCCCGCCTTTCTGTACCGGTGAAGCCTATCCCATACGGGGTACTTCCCGTCGCGAAATAGGTCACGGAAACCTCGCGCAACGTGCACTAAAGGGAATGATCCCCGAAGATTGCCCCTACACCGTACGTATAGTTTCGGAAGTACTGGAATCCAACGGTTCTTCTTCCATGGCTACCGTTTGTGCCGGGACCATGGCACTCATGGATGCGGGAGTCCAGATGAAAAAACCGGTATCCGGTATTGCGATGGGATTGATCTCTGACGGTGATCGACACGCAGTGCTGTCTGACATCCTGGGCGATGAAGACCACCTGGGGGACATGGACTTTAAGGTCACCGGAACTCACGAAGGCATCACCGCCTGCCAGATGGACATCAAGATAAAAGGACTATCATATGAAATCCTGGTACAGGCCTTAAAACAGGCCCGCGAAGGCCGCTTACATATTCTCGACAAGCTTACGGAAGCTATTCCTGCACCTGCGGAAAATGTCAAGGCACATGCTCCGAAGATCGTGAAAATGGAAATTCCGAAAGATTACATCGGTGCGGTTATAGGACCCGGCGGAAAGAACATTCAGGCACTACAGGAAGAAACCCAGACCACTGTCGTTATCGAAGAGGAAGGCAACCTGGGTATCGTAGAAATACTAGGTGTAGACCAGGCAGGTATCGAAAGGGCCATAGAAGCTGTAAAAGCATATACCTTTGAGCCTGTTGTTGGCGAAACTTATTCTGTGAAAGTCATTAAAGTACTGGACTTCGGCGCCGTGATAGAATTTGTTCCCGGTAAAGAATCCCTGCTCCATATTTCAGAGCTGGCCTGGGAACGCACTAATAATGTTACCGATGTCGTAAATGTAGGAGATACCATAGAGGTAAAATACATAGGACTTGATCCGAGGACCAAAAAACCCAAGGTTTCCCGGAAAGCACTCTTGCCAAAGCCGGAAAGGCCTGAAAAAAGAGAAGCCAGAAACCGGTCATAA
- a CDS encoding RagB/SusD family nutrient uptake outer membrane protein, which translates to MNLRYKHLLGYMLSFFLITGCDDFVEEVEVVDPTAEESGEIFEPVQFVTGVYGMHTDWDYAFSYLGITEIISDNADKGSSPTDTGTDKHLLDGLQHTSTAPSVRAMWTKWYKTIGRASQAIEYTETFDMTNETLRARLIGECKFLRALNYFWLVRSFGDLPLQHIDLIERVPAEEVYAFIEEDLTEAIEVLPLKSEYSSSDLGRATRGAARALLAKVYLYQEKWQEAAEAAQTVIGSGEYGLEPDYATVWRASSENGTESVFEIQARGEIIAHGVQQYSTTQGARGPGGWGWGFNVPSQDLLEAFNDEGDTVRRDATIIFRGETLWDGREVDEAAENPMYNEKAYSSANAGNGDGDKNVRILRFAEVLLIHAEAANELGDTNSALSSLNRVRSRVNLPEIVTTDQGQLRELIWKERRLELAFEHDRWFDLIRTGQAGEVMRALGKPFEEGKHELFPIPNDQLIQTPEMIQNPGW; encoded by the coding sequence ATGAATCTCAGATATAAACATTTGTTAGGTTATATGCTCTCCTTCTTCCTGATAACCGGTTGTGATGATTTTGTGGAAGAAGTAGAGGTAGTGGATCCCACGGCAGAGGAAAGCGGAGAAATATTTGAACCGGTTCAGTTTGTTACCGGGGTTTACGGTATGCATACCGATTGGGATTATGCGTTTTCCTATCTGGGAATTACCGAAATTATTTCGGACAATGCGGATAAAGGGAGCTCACCCACGGATACAGGAACTGATAAGCACCTTTTGGATGGTTTGCAGCATACATCAACAGCACCGTCTGTTCGGGCCATGTGGACAAAATGGTATAAAACCATAGGAAGGGCCAGCCAGGCCATAGAATATACCGAAACCTTTGACATGACCAACGAAACACTTCGGGCCCGTTTAATAGGGGAATGCAAGTTTCTCCGGGCCCTCAACTATTTCTGGCTGGTACGGTCGTTCGGCGATCTTCCGTTGCAACACATCGACCTTATTGAAAGGGTTCCGGCAGAAGAAGTCTACGCTTTTATAGAAGAGGATCTGACCGAAGCCATAGAAGTGTTGCCCCTGAAAAGTGAATATTCGTCCTCAGATTTGGGAAGGGCCACCAGAGGCGCTGCCAGGGCATTGTTGGCAAAAGTATACCTGTACCAGGAAAAATGGCAGGAAGCTGCAGAGGCAGCACAAACTGTTATTGGTTCGGGAGAGTACGGACTGGAACCCGATTATGCAACAGTTTGGAGGGCCTCTTCGGAAAATGGTACAGAATCCGTTTTTGAAATACAGGCCAGGGGAGAGATCATAGCCCACGGTGTGCAGCAGTATTCCACAACCCAGGGCGCAAGAGGCCCCGGTGGCTGGGGTTGGGGCTTTAATGTCCCTTCACAGGACTTGCTGGAGGCTTTTAATGATGAAGGAGATACCGTGAGGAGAGATGCAACCATTATATTTCGCGGAGAGACGCTGTGGGACGGAAGGGAAGTTGACGAAGCCGCAGAAAACCCCATGTACAACGAAAAGGCATATTCCAGTGCCAATGCAGGGAATGGCGACGGCGATAAAAACGTCCGGATTCTCCGGTTTGCAGAGGTCTTATTGATCCATGCCGAAGCAGCCAATGAACTGGGTGATACCAATTCGGCCTTATCTTCCCTGAACCGGGTAAGAAGCAGGGTAAACCTTCCCGAAATCGTTACAACAGACCAGGGGCAACTCCGGGAACTGATCTGGAAAGAACGGCGACTGGAACTGGCCTTTGAACACGACCGCTGGTTTGATCTTATCCGTACCGGACAGGCCGGCGAAGTGATGAGGGCCCTCGGAAAACCGTTTGAAGAGGGTAAACACGAATTGTTCCCCATTCCGAATGACCAACTTATCCAGACCCCTGAAATGATCCAGAATCCGGGATGGTAA
- a CDS encoding glucoamylase family protein: protein MRISVFVLSLFFLIACNNNQKETKDTPGTDAPEQSEEENNNDETLSDNELLDRVQRQTFNYFWEGAEPNSGMARERIHTDGDYPQNDRDIVTTGGSGFGVMAILVGVERGFISREEAFERFGKIVDFLEKADRFHGAWPHWINGKTGKVKPFSQKDDGGDLVETAFLVQGLLTVAEYFKDGTEEEQQLAGRIETLWKEVEWDWYTKNGENVLYWHWSPNHAWDMDFPVGGYNECLIMYVLAAASPTHPVQPEVYHRGWAGNGAIATDTKYYGLETVLDHYEHNDDPVGPLFWAHYSYLGLNPKGLSDKYGDYWKLNRNHALINYKYCVDNPGDYKGYGANSWGLTSSYSIKGYAGHHPGHDLGVISPTAALSSFPYTPEESMQMLRFLYQEADSLVGKYGPYDAYSRQANWYVPRYLAIDQGPIPVMIENHRSGLLWKLFMQNTDVRNGLKKLGFTSPDI from the coding sequence ATGCGAATATCAGTCTTTGTCCTGAGTTTATTTTTCCTTATCGCCTGCAATAACAATCAGAAAGAAACAAAGGATACTCCCGGTACTGATGCACCGGAGCAAAGTGAAGAAGAAAATAACAATGATGAAACACTAAGTGATAACGAACTGCTGGATCGTGTTCAACGGCAAACCTTCAACTATTTCTGGGAAGGAGCCGAGCCCAATTCGGGAATGGCCCGGGAACGTATCCATACGGATGGCGATTATCCGCAAAACGACCGGGATATTGTCACCACAGGAGGTTCCGGTTTCGGGGTGATGGCTATCCTGGTAGGTGTGGAAAGAGGGTTCATCAGCCGGGAGGAAGCATTTGAACGCTTCGGGAAAATAGTGGATTTCCTGGAAAAAGCCGACCGTTTTCACGGTGCATGGCCACACTGGATCAACGGAAAGACCGGAAAGGTAAAGCCATTCAGTCAAAAAGATGACGGGGGAGACCTTGTGGAAACCGCATTCCTGGTACAGGGGCTGCTCACCGTAGCCGAATATTTTAAGGACGGAACAGAAGAAGAACAACAACTCGCCGGCCGGATAGAAACCCTGTGGAAAGAGGTAGAATGGGACTGGTACACCAAAAACGGGGAAAATGTGCTCTACTGGCATTGGTCGCCGAACCATGCGTGGGACATGGATTTCCCGGTAGGCGGGTATAACGAATGCCTCATTATGTATGTACTTGCCGCCGCTTCGCCCACCCATCCCGTACAACCTGAGGTGTATCACCGGGGATGGGCAGGGAATGGTGCTATTGCAACCGACACGAAATACTACGGCCTGGAAACCGTGCTGGATCATTATGAACATAACGATGATCCCGTAGGGCCGCTGTTCTGGGCGCATTATTCCTATCTCGGGTTAAACCCCAAAGGGCTGTCGGATAAATATGGTGATTACTGGAAACTGAACCGGAACCACGCTTTGATCAATTACAAATACTGTGTGGACAACCCGGGAGATTATAAAGGGTACGGCGCGAATAGTTGGGGACTTACCTCCAGTTATTCCATAAAAGGATATGCAGGACATCATCCCGGCCATGACCTTGGCGTAATATCTCCTACCGCAGCTCTTTCATCCTTTCCGTACACCCCGGAAGAAAGTATGCAGATGTTGCGCTTTCTCTACCAGGAAGCCGATAGTCTTGTAGGCAAATACGGCCCTTATGATGCCTACAGCCGGCAGGCCAACTGGTACGTACCCAGGTATCTGGCCATCGATCAGGGGCCGATCCCCGTAATGATCGAAAATCATCGCAGCGGTTTGCTGTGGAAGCTGTTTATGCAGAATACAGACGTTCGGAACGGTTTGAAAAAATTGGGGTTTACAAGTCCTGATATATAA
- the bglX gene encoding beta-glucosidase BglX produces MKRISALFMLVSALISCSDKSVQRNNGKNNAYIQKADSVLSLMTLDEKIGQTVLFTSGWDVTGPSMDENYKEYLKNGSVGAVFNAFTTKYNRELQKIAVEDTRLGIPLLFGYDVIHGHRTIFPIPLGESASWDLELMEKTARVAATEASAEGINWTFAPMVDIARDARWGRIAEGAGEDTYLGSLIAGARVKGFQGDDLSANNTILACAKHYAAYGAALAGRDYNTVDMSENELRTTYLPPFKAALDAGVATFMNAFNDLNGVPATGNEFLLRDILKGEWTFNGFVVTDYTSMNEMVAHGYAGDEKQAGEIAMNAGVDMDMQGGIYMKYLKESVGEGKVSEADLDDAVRRILEMKFRLGLFDDPYRYLDEKREKEEILNDAHLETARDAARKSMVLLKNENRVLPLSPDQKVALIGPLVKDEKNIIGNWAAAGDRNGTAVSVFEGFEERLGEGGFLYAEGCKITGGDTSGFAAAVATAGKADVVVMVVGELEGMTGEAASRTDINIPGKQKALIEAVKNTGKPVVLVLMNGRPLTLEWENNTVDAILEAWWPGTMGGHAVADVLYGDYNPSGKLTVSFPRAVGQLPLFYNHKNTGRPIDSGDPDQKYVSRYLYTPNTPLYPFGYGLSYTSFSYEVSTDKEKMTPEDTLTVTAEVTNTGDRDGEEVVQLYVHDKVASITPPVKQLKKFEKVFIKAGETKTVVFELSAEDLKFYNRELERIYEPGEFELFVAGDSDNSFTHAFELVDK; encoded by the coding sequence ATGAAAAGAATTTCCGCACTGTTTATGCTTGTATCGGCCCTGATCTCCTGTTCGGACAAATCCGTGCAGCGGAATAATGGAAAAAACAATGCATACATACAAAAAGCCGACTCCGTTTTAAGCCTGATGACCCTTGATGAGAAAATAGGGCAGACCGTCCTGTTTACCAGCGGATGGGACGTTACGGGCCCCTCTATGGACGAGAACTACAAGGAATACCTCAAAAACGGTAGTGTAGGTGCTGTTTTCAATGCCTTTACCACAAAGTACAACCGGGAACTGCAAAAGATCGCGGTGGAAGATACCCGGCTGGGCATTCCCCTGTTGTTCGGATATGACGTTATTCACGGTCACCGGACCATTTTCCCCATTCCCCTCGGGGAATCGGCAAGCTGGGACCTGGAGCTGATGGAAAAAACGGCCAGGGTAGCCGCAACCGAAGCATCGGCAGAAGGTATTAACTGGACCTTTGCCCCTATGGTAGATATAGCAAGGGATGCCCGGTGGGGCAGAATAGCCGAAGGTGCTGGGGAAGATACCTATCTCGGATCACTCATAGCCGGGGCAAGGGTAAAAGGATTCCAGGGCGATGACCTTTCGGCAAACAATACCATACTGGCATGTGCCAAACACTATGCGGCATACGGCGCTGCATTGGCAGGAAGGGATTACAATACCGTGGACATGTCTGAAAACGAATTGCGGACCACTTACCTGCCGCCGTTTAAAGCCGCACTCGATGCCGGAGTGGCTACCTTTATGAACGCCTTTAACGACCTGAACGGTGTACCCGCCACAGGAAATGAATTTCTCCTTCGGGACATTCTCAAGGGCGAATGGACATTTAACGGTTTTGTGGTGACCGATTATACCTCCATGAACGAAATGGTGGCCCATGGCTATGCCGGGGATGAAAAGCAGGCCGGGGAAATAGCCATGAACGCCGGTGTGGACATGGACATGCAGGGAGGGATATACATGAAATACCTGAAGGAGTCCGTCGGGGAAGGAAAAGTAAGCGAAGCCGACCTGGATGATGCTGTCCGGAGAATACTGGAAATGAAGTTCCGCCTGGGCCTGTTTGACGATCCTTACCGCTACCTGGATGAAAAAAGGGAAAAGGAAGAGATTCTCAATGACGCACATCTGGAAACAGCCCGTGATGCCGCAAGAAAATCAATGGTATTGCTGAAGAACGAAAACCGCGTGTTACCGCTTTCCCCGGATCAGAAAGTGGCGTTGATAGGCCCGTTGGTAAAAGATGAAAAGAATATTATCGGAAACTGGGCTGCTGCCGGAGACCGTAACGGAACTGCCGTGAGTGTCTTTGAAGGTTTTGAGGAAAGACTGGGGGAAGGCGGTTTTCTGTATGCCGAAGGGTGTAAAATCACCGGGGGAGACACTTCGGGTTTTGCAGCGGCCGTTGCCACTGCAGGGAAGGCCGATGTTGTGGTCATGGTCGTGGGAGAACTGGAAGGTATGACGGGTGAAGCGGCCAGCCGGACCGATATCAATATTCCCGGCAAGCAAAAAGCATTGATCGAAGCCGTGAAAAACACCGGAAAACCTGTTGTTTTGGTGCTGATGAACGGCCGGCCGCTTACCCTGGAGTGGGAAAACAATACGGTCGATGCTATCCTTGAAGCCTGGTGGCCGGGGACCATGGGAGGCCACGCCGTTGCCGATGTATTGTACGGAGATTATAATCCCTCCGGGAAATTAACGGTCAGCTTTCCCAGGGCAGTGGGACAATTACCGCTGTTCTACAACCACAAGAATACGGGACGGCCGATAGATTCCGGTGACCCGGATCAAAAGTATGTGTCCAGGTATCTGTATACCCCGAATACGCCCCTTTATCCTTTCGGGTACGGGCTCAGTTACACTTCATTTTCCTATGAGGTCTCTACGGATAAAGAAAAAATGACCCCGGAAGATACACTTACTGTAACAGCTGAGGTGACCAATACGGGAGACAGGGACGGGGAAGAAGTGGTACAGCTTTATGTGCACGACAAGGTTGCTTCCATAACTCCTCCCGTAAAGCAGTTAAAGAAATTTGAAAAAGTGTTCATAAAGGCAGGGGAGACAAAAACGGTTGTCTTTGAATTGTCAGCAGAAGATCTGAAATTTTATAACCGGGAACTGGAACGAATATATGAGCCGGGGGAATTCGAGCTTTTTGTGGCCGGAGATTCCGACAATTCCTTTACACATGCTTTCGAACTGGTCGACAAATAA
- the rpsO gene encoding 30S ribosomal protein S15, which produces MYLTKEVKQEIFKKHGGSENNTGSAEGQIALFTHRISHLTEHLKKNRQDYNTERALVSLVGKRRSLLDYLKKKDIERYRAIVKELGLRK; this is translated from the coding sequence ATGTATTTAACCAAGGAAGTAAAACAGGAAATTTTCAAAAAACACGGAGGATCCGAAAACAACACCGGTTCCGCCGAAGGCCAGATCGCCTTGTTCACACACAGGATATCTCACCTGACCGAGCACCTCAAAAAGAACCGGCAGGACTATAACACCGAGCGCGCTTTGGTGAGCCTGGTTGGTAAAAGGAGAAGCCTGCTCGACTATCTCAAGAAAAAAGACATCGAAAGATATCGTGCGATCGTAAAAGAATTAGGACTTAGAAAATAA